One genomic segment of Alosa sapidissima isolate fAloSap1 chromosome 13, fAloSap1.pri, whole genome shotgun sequence includes these proteins:
- the LOC121680240 gene encoding uncharacterized protein LOC121680240 isoform X2 codes for MPTRGPLNLAITNAVNPTNVDMPLPSVRPPPIPSHCQNRSEPTYTDISWNVRKGSASRPFTVHQLLGNGSLNATPPGRQSVSPLLFSEPDLTPQFLPTCNANDAREQGSTFLFRPTFRVGHDTGPITCTEAQLHGLLLLENIKQQVNQLATTVNVVLARLGTRDGQPTYEMPDFQFPLDSIEEVRRFEEWLQNPQHDCKKQALVTSFSSVGGVDVKRVTWNISASMCSCSVARRINWKGVNEKMALKKMASKVILTRAVRNCATTAQATDDEICHRMVLPGP; via the exons ATGCCAACAAGAGGGCCTCTGAACCTAGCTATCACTAATGCCGTAAATCCCACAAATGTGGATATGCCTTTACCCTCTGTACGACCACCCCCCATCCCCT CCCATTGTCAGAACAGGTCAGAACCAACTTACACGGACATCAGCTGGAATGTTCGTAAGGGGTCAGCTTCCAGGCCATTCACCG TCCACCAGCTGTTAGGAAATGGCTCGTTGAATGCAACTCCCCCGGGAAGACAATCTGTGAGCCCACTGTTGTTCAGTGAACCAGATCTGACCCCCCAATTTCTACCAACATGTAATG CAAATGATGCTAGAGAACAAGGGAGCACCTTCCTCTTCAGGCCAACTTTTAGGGTGGGACACGACACTGGCCCGATAACCTGCACAG AGGCACAGCTGCATGGCCTGTTGCTGCTGGAAAATATCAAGCAGCAGGTCAATCAACTTGCCACAACTGTGAATGTGGTGCTGGCAAGATTAGGGACCAGGGATGGCCAGCCAACATATGAAATGCCTGACTTTCAGTTCCCTCTCGACAGCATAGAAGAAGTGAGGCGATTTGAGGAGTGGCTACAGAACCCTCAACATGACTGCAAAAAACAGGCCCTG GTgacctccttctcctctgttGGAGGGGTTGATGTGAAGAGGGTGACATGGAACATCTCGGCATCAATGTGTTCCTGCTCTGTGGCTCGCAGGATTAACTGGAAGGGTGTGAATGAGAAAATGGCCTTGAAGAAGATGGCATCCAAAGTCATCTTAACCA GAGCAGTGCGCAATTGTGCTACAACGGCACAGGCTACAGATGATGAAATATGCCATCGGATGGTTCTCCCTGGCCCATGA
- the LOC121680240 gene encoding uncharacterized protein LOC121680240 isoform X1, whose protein sequence is MPTRGPLNLAITNAVNPTNVDMPLPSVRPPPIPSAHCQNRSEPTYTDISWNVRKGSASRPFTVHQLLGNGSLNATPPGRQSVSPLLFSEPDLTPQFLPTCNANDAREQGSTFLFRPTFRVGHDTGPITCTEAQLHGLLLLENIKQQVNQLATTVNVVLARLGTRDGQPTYEMPDFQFPLDSIEEVRRFEEWLQNPQHDCKKQALVTSFSSVGGVDVKRVTWNISASMCSCSVARRINWKGVNEKMALKKMASKVILTRAVRNCATTAQATDDEICHRMVLPGP, encoded by the exons ATGCCAACAAGAGGGCCTCTGAACCTAGCTATCACTAATGCCGTAAATCCCACAAATGTGGATATGCCTTTACCCTCTGTACGACCACCCCCCATCCCCT CAGCCCATTGTCAGAACAGGTCAGAACCAACTTACACGGACATCAGCTGGAATGTTCGTAAGGGGTCAGCTTCCAGGCCATTCACCG TCCACCAGCTGTTAGGAAATGGCTCGTTGAATGCAACTCCCCCGGGAAGACAATCTGTGAGCCCACTGTTGTTCAGTGAACCAGATCTGACCCCCCAATTTCTACCAACATGTAATG CAAATGATGCTAGAGAACAAGGGAGCACCTTCCTCTTCAGGCCAACTTTTAGGGTGGGACACGACACTGGCCCGATAACCTGCACAG AGGCACAGCTGCATGGCCTGTTGCTGCTGGAAAATATCAAGCAGCAGGTCAATCAACTTGCCACAACTGTGAATGTGGTGCTGGCAAGATTAGGGACCAGGGATGGCCAGCCAACATATGAAATGCCTGACTTTCAGTTCCCTCTCGACAGCATAGAAGAAGTGAGGCGATTTGAGGAGTGGCTACAGAACCCTCAACATGACTGCAAAAAACAGGCCCTG GTgacctccttctcctctgttGGAGGGGTTGATGTGAAGAGGGTGACATGGAACATCTCGGCATCAATGTGTTCCTGCTCTGTGGCTCGCAGGATTAACTGGAAGGGTGTGAATGAGAAAATGGCCTTGAAGAAGATGGCATCCAAAGTCATCTTAACCA GAGCAGTGCGCAATTGTGCTACAACGGCACAGGCTACAGATGATGAAATATGCCATCGGATGGTTCTCCCTGGCCCATGA